The Helianthus annuus cultivar XRQ/B chromosome 16, HanXRQr2.0-SUNRISE, whole genome shotgun sequence genome includes a window with the following:
- the LOC110919568 gene encoding proline-rich receptor-like protein kinase PERK8, translating into MASDQNTAVTPSQAMITSNPLPETNPVTTMAASLAVSRSLDLEFEAEGPPPGFAGTSAVSSGTKVADLFSYTSLQLRLVEPTTIDANVFTLASTTSAQTIRHSTTPIITSASPSTVIPQVSMPQYYQPSVRYAMPPLYSAVLTAALSTPPHQPVVMPAGIMNAPVTPGNQAYFPGYYYGTPYEYLPPYNTSTYTPQGAAQGYAQQSPYVAYMPPWWTFPTSQPVYSQTPPTAEPAYDRGNASRPRFSPGGGPSPTLNIAPAQPPVTQGTSQGGATPPI; encoded by the coding sequence ATGGCAAGCGATCAGAACACGGCAGTAACACCGAGTCAGGCGATGATAACTAGTAACCCACTGCCGGAGACAAACCCTGTTACCACCATGGCAGCCTCACTTGCTGTGTCTAGGTCTCTCGACTTGGAATTCGAAGCTGAAGGACCACCACCAGGCTTTGCAGGCACTTCTGCTGTCTCTTCTGGAACAAAGGTGGCAGATCTTTTCTCATATACTTCATTGCAGCTCCGGTTGGTAGAACCAACTACAATAGACGCCAACGTCTTCACCCTAGCATCAACCACGAGTGCACAGACTATACGTCATAGCACGACGCCGATTATCACATCTGCAAGCCCAAGCACTGTCATACCACAAGTAAGCATGCCTCAATACTATCAACCATCAGTAAGATACGCCATGCCACCTCTATACTCAGCAGTGCTAACGGCAGCGTTGTCCACTCCACCGCATCAACCAGTAGTTATGCCTGCAGGAATCATGAATGCCCCGGTTACACCAGGGAATCAAGCTTACTTCCCAGGATACTATTACGGAACCCCATACGAGTATTTACCCCCATATAACACTTCAACGTACACTCCCCAGGGAGCAGCACAAGGCTATGCCCAGCAGTCGCCATACGTGGCTTATATGCCACCTTGGTGGACTTTTCCAACATCACAGCCGGTTTACAGTCAGACCCCACCAACGGCGGAACCCGCGTATGACAGAGGAAATGCATCTAGGCCTCGTTTTTCTCCGGGTGGAGGCCCTAGCCCTACACTTAACATCGCCCCGGCTCAACCCCCTGTTACCCAGGGTACCAGCCAGGGTGGGGCAACTCCTCCAATATAA